From one Microbacterium aurum genomic stretch:
- a CDS encoding NADPH-dependent FMN reductase translates to MTDTDEKVYTVGVIVGSVSEPSLNRRFADALIALGPDAGLEFRDIPIAHLPFYGTQYDTDFPDDGWAFKRAVESADGLLIITPEYNRSIPAVLKNAVDWASRPTGKSSLAGKPVAVTGATKGMISTAVAQNHLKAILSALGAPLVGVPEAYIRVGDEFFDGDGGFANAGTREFLTGFLRQLHDLIGRWAPGAS, encoded by the coding sequence ATGACCGACACAGACGAGAAGGTCTACACCGTAGGGGTGATCGTGGGGTCGGTGTCCGAACCCTCGCTCAACCGCAGGTTCGCCGACGCGCTGATCGCGCTGGGACCCGACGCCGGGCTGGAGTTCCGCGACATCCCGATCGCGCACCTGCCGTTCTACGGCACGCAGTACGACACGGACTTCCCCGACGACGGCTGGGCCTTTAAGCGCGCGGTGGAGAGCGCCGACGGGCTGCTGATCATCACGCCGGAGTACAACCGGTCGATCCCCGCGGTGCTGAAGAACGCCGTCGACTGGGCGAGCCGCCCCACCGGCAAGAGCTCGCTGGCGGGCAAGCCCGTCGCCGTCACCGGCGCGACGAAGGGCATGATCTCCACGGCCGTCGCGCAGAACCACCTGAAGGCGATCCTCTCGGCGCTCGGTGCACCGCTGGTCGGTGTGCCCGAGGCGTACATCCGCGTCGGCGATGAGTTCTTCGACGGCGACGGCGGGTTCGCGAACGCGGGCACGCGGGAGTTCCTCACCGGGTTCCTGCGGCAGCTGCACGACCTGATCGGGCGCTGGGCGCCGGGCGCGTCATGA
- a CDS encoding septum formation family protein, translated as MKKARLATLAALLLAGTVALTGCSQLMGLIADNPPVRDADTSEITEGGDLDVFTLSVGDCFDDQSATEVSEVPVVPCTQPHDNEVFHDFTVDGEEFDQATIDAAAEENCGGQFDVFTGIAYDQSVLDWSTLAPTPGSWEQGDRLVSCIIYEYGVRTVGTLAGAQR; from the coding sequence ATGAAGAAGGCACGCCTGGCGACACTGGCCGCGCTGCTGCTGGCGGGGACGGTGGCCCTCACCGGCTGCTCGCAGCTGATGGGGCTGATCGCCGACAACCCGCCCGTGCGCGACGCAGACACGTCCGAGATCACCGAGGGCGGCGACCTCGACGTCTTCACCCTGAGCGTCGGCGACTGCTTCGACGACCAGTCGGCGACCGAGGTGAGCGAGGTGCCGGTCGTGCCGTGCACGCAGCCGCACGACAACGAGGTCTTCCACGACTTCACGGTCGACGGCGAGGAGTTCGATCAGGCCACCATCGACGCGGCCGCCGAGGAGAACTGCGGCGGTCAGTTCGACGTGTTCACCGGCATCGCGTACGACCAGTCCGTCCTCGACTGGAGCACGCTCGCGCCCACCCCGGGCAGCTGGGAGCAGGGCGACCGCCTCGTCTCGTGCATCATCTACGAGTACGGCGTGCGGACCGTCGGGACGCTCGCCGGCGCGCAGCGCTGA